Proteins encoded by one window of Salmonirosea aquatica:
- a CDS encoding TonB-dependent receptor, whose translation MKTRYVLFFILFLQLTSLAQNTFQLTGYVRDTAARPLAGASVQVLDVGYGSTTDSLGYYAVRVPKGLQTIQFSFAGYQVQQRSLTVRANDTMSVQLAERVTLLREAIVTGQQPGQQVLSTAVGLTKLSIRTLRNLPTLLGELDVMRSVQMLPGVSSVGEASTGFNVRGGAADQNLILLDEVPLFNAQHLLGFLSVFNPDVVQDMDFYRGSAPAHYGGRAASVLHVRLREANASKLGVSAGIGLLSSRLMVEAPLVKEKLAFYAAGRLSTVNQMLKLFPIKAVAGVKGSFHDLNARLDFRPNARNKVSLTAFRSTDSFTLPGDSLNQVELSGSATTFAWRTNAATLSWSHYLSARWQVQSSAVWSRYVAEVSVPDSAKAYRLTSGVDYAQLKTNFTYAPNDRWQTDLGLNAIRYEVTAGRLDAVGTYSQVNPVRLPNEQALEAALYANTDLTLSERWSVQAGLRGSWFGRLGPDVIYRYTTGAAPTPESLTDSVVTQAGSLGSTFGNLEPRFSVRWSLRKDVSLKLGASRMVQYLQLLSNTAAALPADRWKLADEYVQPQVADQVSLGYFQLLPKSGVEFSAEIFYKKLTHVTDFRGNVPLLLNRYPETAVLQGNGFAQGLEMLLRRNSGLLTGWLSYTYSQTRFRLAGTTPGERINEGTYYPAGYDRPHVLNAVLNYKLSARVSLSMNGVYTSGRPITYPAAKIYIGTRTVPYYTDRNLGRLPAYIRGDLGLVVNGKRVPGRRFESDFSLSLYNVLGRRNAYSVYVNTLPVYPQYYNPVKAYKLSVLGAIIPSISYNFRFK comes from the coding sequence ATGAAAACACGTTACGTGCTATTTTTCATCCTATTCCTCCAACTGACGTCCTTAGCCCAAAACACCTTCCAACTCACGGGTTACGTCCGCGATACCGCTGCCCGTCCTCTGGCCGGGGCGTCTGTGCAAGTACTTGATGTGGGCTACGGGTCCACCACCGATTCGCTGGGGTACTACGCCGTGCGGGTACCGAAGGGTCTGCAAACGATTCAGTTCTCGTTCGCAGGCTACCAGGTCCAGCAGCGCAGCCTCACAGTTCGTGCGAACGACACGATGAGTGTTCAACTGGCTGAGCGCGTCACCCTGCTGCGCGAAGCTATCGTCACGGGCCAGCAGCCTGGGCAGCAGGTACTAAGTACTGCCGTGGGTCTCACAAAGCTATCCATCAGAACGTTGCGCAACTTACCTACCTTGCTTGGCGAACTGGACGTAATGCGCTCAGTGCAGATGCTTCCGGGCGTGAGCAGCGTGGGTGAAGCTTCCACGGGCTTCAACGTGCGGGGCGGGGCTGCCGACCAAAACCTGATCCTACTGGACGAAGTACCCCTTTTCAACGCGCAGCATTTGCTGGGATTCCTGTCGGTTTTCAATCCCGACGTGGTGCAGGACATGGATTTCTACCGGGGCAGTGCGCCCGCCCACTACGGGGGCCGCGCCGCCTCAGTGCTACATGTGCGATTGCGCGAAGCCAACGCTTCCAAACTAGGCGTATCGGCGGGCATCGGGCTGCTGAGTAGTCGGCTGATGGTCGAAGCGCCGCTTGTAAAAGAAAAGCTGGCTTTCTATGCCGCCGGGCGACTCTCGACGGTCAATCAAATGCTCAAATTATTTCCCATCAAAGCCGTGGCAGGCGTGAAGGGTAGTTTCCATGACCTGAATGCCCGGCTGGATTTTCGGCCCAATGCCCGCAATAAAGTATCGCTCACAGCCTTCCGCTCAACGGATAGCTTCACGCTGCCCGGCGACTCTTTGAATCAAGTCGAGTTGAGCGGCTCGGCTACGACTTTCGCCTGGCGCACCAATGCGGCCACGCTGAGCTGGTCGCACTACCTGTCGGCTCGCTGGCAGGTGCAGAGTAGCGCGGTCTGGAGTCGCTATGTCGCCGAAGTGAGCGTACCTGACTCAGCCAAAGCGTATCGACTTACTTCCGGCGTGGACTACGCTCAACTGAAAACCAACTTTACCTACGCCCCGAATGACCGCTGGCAAACCGACCTCGGTCTGAACGCCATCCGCTACGAAGTCACCGCCGGGCGGCTCGACGCGGTAGGTACCTACTCACAGGTAAATCCCGTGCGGCTCCCCAACGAGCAGGCGCTGGAAGCCGCCCTTTATGCCAACACTGACCTTACCCTCAGCGAGCGGTGGTCGGTGCAGGCGGGGCTGCGCGGCTCGTGGTTCGGGCGGCTGGGGCCGGACGTAATATACCGTTACACAACCGGAGCGGCCCCCACCCCCGAAAGCCTCACCGATTCAGTGGTGACGCAAGCGGGTAGTTTGGGTAGTACGTTCGGGAATCTCGAGCCAAGATTTTCGGTACGCTGGTCGCTGCGCAAGGACGTGTCGCTCAAACTGGGCGCGAGCCGGATGGTGCAGTACCTGCAGCTACTCTCCAACACCGCTGCCGCCCTACCCGCCGACCGCTGGAAACTGGCCGACGAATACGTGCAGCCGCAGGTAGCCGATCAGGTGTCGCTGGGGTACTTTCAGCTTTTGCCCAAATCGGGCGTCGAATTCTCAGCGGAAATCTTTTATAAAAAACTTACACACGTCACCGACTTCCGGGGCAACGTACCGCTGCTGCTCAACCGTTATCCCGAAACGGCGGTACTACAAGGCAACGGTTTTGCGCAAGGCCTGGAAATGCTGCTGCGCCGCAACAGCGGTCTGCTGACAGGCTGGCTAAGCTATACCTACTCGCAAACGCGCTTCCGGCTCGCCGGTACCACACCCGGCGAGCGCATCAACGAGGGTACCTACTACCCAGCGGGCTACGACCGTCCGCACGTCCTGAATGCCGTGCTCAACTACAAACTCAGCGCCCGCGTCAGTCTGTCGATGAACGGCGTGTACACCTCCGGCCGACCGATTACCTACCCTGCCGCCAAAATATACATAGGTACCCGCACCGTACCCTACTATACCGATCGTAACTTGGGGCGCCTGCCTGCCTACATCCGTGGCGATCTTGGACTGGTTGTGAATGGTAAAAGGGTACCTGGCCGACGTTTCGAGAGTGATTTCAGCCTGTCGCTTTACAACGTGCTGGGTCGGCGTAACGCCTACTCGGTGTATGTGAATACGCTCCCGGTTTATCCTCAATACTACAACCCGGTAAAAGCGTACAAACTATCGGTGCTGGGTGCGATTATTCCTTCGATCAGCTATAATTTTAGATTCAAATGA
- a CDS encoding DUF4249 domain-containing protein yields MRGTYLGILLILLLTSCVDPYDPKLVGGEKCLVFEGILTDAPGPYRFALTLSAGYNSTESVYDERVQGAKVWVTDDQGTRTDFTDDGKGNFDSPAGFRGEIGRTYTLTIVYDGQTYHSDPELLRPVPPIDTVYSSFRKITRPGAAYNGEFLVYLDVSDPDEEENYYQWDWTHYEKPNFCSLFRQEAATYWKRCCTPCWNITRSAGDILIASDRLVNGRQLTGQPIGTAPNDDISPYYLKIRQQSLSRGAYQYWLSVRNLTGNVGSVFDIPPATLVGNLHEEVTSGGPSGGRPILGYFQVSARTEKIVYINRFRAPLQPFAPTEYPYWNTCEPCNESLSRTGRQPEGWVE; encoded by the coding sequence ATGAGAGGTACCTATCTCGGAATTTTACTGATCCTGCTGCTCACTTCCTGTGTCGATCCTTATGACCCGAAACTCGTGGGCGGCGAGAAGTGCCTGGTATTCGAGGGTATCCTGACCGACGCCCCCGGCCCGTACCGCTTCGCCCTGACCCTGTCGGCGGGCTACAACAGCACCGAAAGCGTGTACGACGAGCGGGTGCAGGGGGCAAAAGTCTGGGTGACCGACGACCAAGGCACCCGCACCGACTTCACGGATGATGGTAAAGGTAATTTCGACTCGCCCGCCGGGTTCCGGGGCGAAATCGGACGTACCTATACGCTTACGATCGTTTACGATGGCCAAACCTACCATTCTGATCCCGAACTCCTGCGGCCCGTGCCGCCCATCGACACGGTGTATTCGTCTTTCCGCAAAATCACCAGACCAGGGGCCGCCTACAATGGAGAATTCCTGGTCTACCTGGACGTGAGCGATCCGGACGAAGAGGAGAATTATTACCAATGGGATTGGACTCATTATGAGAAGCCCAACTTCTGTTCTCTTTTCCGCCAAGAGGCGGCCACCTACTGGAAGCGCTGCTGTACTCCTTGCTGGAATATCACCCGTAGCGCGGGCGACATCCTGATTGCCTCCGATCGGCTTGTCAATGGGCGGCAGTTGACCGGACAGCCCATCGGTACTGCTCCCAATGACGATATTTCTCCTTACTATCTCAAAATCAGACAACAGTCCCTTAGCCGGGGGGCGTATCAGTATTGGCTGAGCGTGCGCAACCTGACGGGCAATGTGGGTAGCGTGTTTGACATTCCTCCGGCTACGCTCGTCGGAAATCTACACGAGGAGGTTACGAGCGGCGGTCCGTCGGGCGGACGACCCATATTGGGGTACTTTCAAGTTTCGGCCCGGACGGAAAAGATTGTTTATATCAATCGGTTCCGTGCGCCGCTGCAACCCTTCGCCCCAACGGAGTACCCCTACTGGAATACCTGTGAACCTTGCAACGAGAGCCTGTCGCGCACCGGAAGGCAGCCGGAAGGATGGGTGGAGTAG